ACGGCTTCATAGACATGAATGTTTCTATTATCAGTAAAGATTGGCTTGATATTGAAGTTAGATAATCTTCCTAACTCCAATTGGAAAGCTAAGGCTGGTTCAATGTGACGaattgtttcattttcgttgTAGTTTGGACCATTGAACGTATAATACTTTGGATAGGAACCATCTTTGAAACCAAACATGAATGTGATACGACGAATAGCAGCATTAATTAATTCTTGCTTATTCAAATCTAAAATTTCTCTCAATCTTACCAAAATCTCATCCTCAGATTCAAAACCTTCCGTAGAAGCAACGCAAACGTTAGCTACATTACTTAAGGATGCAGAGCTACCGGAACGATCGGGAGCAGGACCATTGGAAGAAGCTTGGTGACGAGGAATAACTTCCAAACTCTGTgacaaaatttcatctACATCGTCCAAATGATCAACAGCCATCAGTATACCTTCTCTCAATGGAGATGATTGACTATTGGCAACGTATGACAAATCGGAAACTGAAACAGCTCTATTCATACCCATCTTAGATTTAACAGTTGGGAAGGTAGAGAATGCAGCTGAAGGCAGTTGAAATTTCCATTCAACGATTGGAACAGTGACACCTTCGTGAACTCTGATATCGCCGATAGTGTAGGCACGGTAAGCACGGCGAATATATACTtgagcagcagcagcagtaACAACTGGATCTTGATGGGTTAAGAATTGAAGTAGGACATCGAACACGACGTAGTTAGAATCAATTAAATCCTTCAAGATATTTAAATCTGGCTCTGAACGTTTTGGATTGGATGAGCCATAAGCAACTTTGACAACAGaggatttcaaaatatgttcaatttGTTCAGTTCTTTCCTTAACGGATGGTAAAGCACcttgaatcaaaatttCTCTTGCTTGAAGAGCGACCTTGGCGGTAGCCTTAGATTCTAATTCAACGATATGTTGCAATGGACTAGAGAAAATCGCAGCCACCTTAGAAGATAATTTGCACAACGGCTGATAATGTTTCAGGATAGCTAAAATCAAGTTATTTTTGGCAGAAACCTTTGAATGAGACAAAACGGTCAAAGCAACTTTATCTAAATCTTTTGAGTTTTCATCACGcaatttcaagatgatattttcttcgcGAACATTTGGACCATTGAATAACTTTTCAACTTCATAATACTCTTCTAGGAAATGGACAAAAATAGAGTGTTCATGAGCTTCCAATCCATTGGTGTATTTGTGAGCGATATCCACTAATGGCTCCACAACGGCTCCCAACAATTTGTCAGGATTGTATTCAGGGTTCTTGACAGCCATATCGATCAGTTTACCCAATTGTCTAGCTGGGAAGACAGCACCACGTCTCAAAGAACGCGCAACTAGTTCCTCCATCTGTTCATCCAGTTTAGCGGGCAATCTTGAGTGCAAAGCAGATACGTGTAATTTCCATTCGGAATAAGGCAGTTTTGGATTTCTCAAGACTTCAATCAATTGTTGTAAAGAAGCGTTCATAATAACTTGGTTATCATAACCCTTCAAGATGTTTTCCAAGGTGGACACTAATGACTTGAATTTATAAGCGGGTTTTGTACCTTCGATAACTGGAGAACCGAAATCTGGTAACATACCTTCAAATGGGAGAGCGTGTTTAACCTTGGATGGATCGTCAAGAGTCAAAATGGCCATGATATCACCTGCAACAATAGTGGAACCAGGTTGCTTTAGCAGCTGAACAATACCATTCTCTTGAGAAACTAAAGGCAtttgcattttcatcaCTTCGATTTCCGCATAGGGCTGTCCCTTGATAATGTGTTCACCATTTTCCACCAAAAATTTAACTAATTTACCAGGAGATGGAGTACGCAATTGAGTTGGATCATTCTCGACTTCCAACAGGGTAGTCATGGAATCAACAGATAACCTAGTAGCAGCAACTTCTTCCTTCCAGTAAATGGTGTGTGATTTCCCACCAATAGCAATCAAAAGACCACCATCGGATAGTTGACGTAGTATGATATCACATTTGGAACCATTGATAAATAGCGTGTAACGGTCATTACCGGATTTGGCCACGGTGAATTTATATCTTTTACCTTCATGAATGAAATCCACGGGGAACATCGTTTGTAGCAGATCTTTGGATAAGACTTGGCCCTTTTGCAGGGACTCGATGTACTTGTGACGAGCTTCTTCAGATGCCAAGAAAGCCTTCGTAGCAGCACCGCAAATGACAGCCAGAGTAGGATCTGGTTTTTCAGCGGTCATTTTGTGAGTGATCAAATCATCCAACCAACCGGTGGTAATGGTATtgtcttcaaaatcttccGTTTCCAAAAGTTTGATCAAGTATTCCACGGTGGTTCTGAAATCACCTCTGATGGACAGTTCCTTTAGGGCAACAACCATGTGTTTCCTAGAGGCTTGTCTATTTTCACCGAAGGCAAATATATGACCGAATTGAGAATCTGAAAAGGAATGAATATTACCATTATTACCCACGGAGAAATAACCCCAAACGTTGGAAGAGGAACGGAAGTTCAATTCATGCAAAGTACCACCAGATGGTTTGAATCCATCATTAGGATCTTCTGATGTGATACGGCAAGCGGTGCAATGGCCCTTAGGGATGGgtcttctttgtttcttgGTCGCGTCTTGAGTCTTGAACTCGAAATCGATTTCCGAGGCAGAATGTGGGTTCATACCATATAGAGTTCTAATGTCGCTTATTCTATGCATAGGAACACCCATAGCGATTTGTAATTGGGCTGCAGGTAAGTTAACACCGGAGACCATTTCCGTTGTTGGATGCTCGACTTGTAATCTTGGGTTCAATTCCAGGAAGTAAAATTTCCCATCATCATGAGAATATAGATACTCCACCGTACCGGCAGAGACATAGCCGACTAGTTTACCCAGTCTAACAGCGGCCTTCTCCATTTCGTGAAATGTTTCAGCTCTGGCGATTGTCACTGGAGCTTCctcaatgattttttgatgacgTCTTTGCACAGAGCAATCTCTACCGAACAAGGAAATATTCGTGCCGTATTGATCTGCTAACAACTGGACTTCCAAGTGACGGGCTCTACCGGCCAACTTCATGATGAAGATGGGCGACCCTGGAATTTCATTTGCTGCCTGGTGGTATAGGGCGGTGAAGTCTTCTTCACGTTCGACTTGTCTGATACCTTTACCACCACCACCTTCAGATGCCTTAATCATGATGGGGAAGCCGATACGCTTGGCCTTTTGCAGACCATCTTCAGGGGAGGTACAACAACCCTTTTGGTAGATGTCATCGTCGACAGAGACCAGACCGGTTTTCTCGTCCATGTGAACTGTGTCCACACCGGTACCAGACCATGGGATACATGGAACTTTGGCACTTTGAGCGACGATGGTGGAGGAGATCTTGTCACCCAGGGACCTCATGGCGTTACCTGGAGGCCCAATGAAGATGACTTTCCTCTTAGACCGAGCCAATTTTTCGGGCAATAGCGGGTTCTCAGAAGCGTGACCCCACCCAGCCCATACGGCGTCTACGTCTGCTCTTTCGGCAATATCTACGATCAAGTCTACGTTGGCGtagttgttgttgttggtaCCGCCGGGGACTTCGATGTACTGGTCGGCCATACGAATATACTCTGCGTTGGCCTCCAGATCTTCTGGGGTGGCCATCGCGACGAATTGAACGGTTCTGTCGTCGCCAAACGTCTCATACGCCCATTTTCTGACGGACCTGATCTCTTTGACAGCGGCAATACCGTTGTTTGCTATCAGGATCTTGGATATGACCGTGTGACCACCGTGGCTCTTAACGAAGTCCCTCAACGGGGACTCCTCTAGATTATCTACTGTATTGAGACCAATGAAATGGCATGGGAGCTCTGTATGTTTCTCGGAGTAGTTTGTGATCTCGTACTCCATCTTCTGTGGAGACGACTCGAATAAACTTTCCTCGCTCATAgtattttggtttttttgaatttttctgcGCTGTTCTGAGGGGGGCGAAAAAAACTAAGGCAAAAACGAAGTGGTTATTATACTATTTTGTATAGTATCGTTTCGTTTCGTTTCGTATCGTGTCGTGTCGTATCGTATCGTTAAAAATACACGAATAAATAATGTGTGAGAAGCGAAAAGAGGAGTTTCTTGTCTTTAATTCTTGCAACTATCGGGTAAGTAAGTAGCGTTTTCTGAATCTGAATTCCAATCCAAAATCAAATAGtatgttattcaaaaataggGAAAAAGTGGGAGCAAAAGAGTCTGTAAAGTAGAATGGATAAACTTTCTATAAACACATGCACTGATCACTCACTgagaataaaagaagaatagcacaacaaatatatatatataggaGATGCAAACAGCGATTGCAAATTAGGGAATTTGgctttgttgttttttttatcttcagGCAAAA
The Saccharomyces kudriavzevii IFO 1802 strain IFO1802 genome assembly, chromosome: 14 DNA segment above includes these coding regions:
- the ACC1 gene encoding acetyl-CoA carboxylase ACC1 (similar to Saccharomyces cerevisiae HFA1 (YMR207C) and ACC1 (YNR016C); ancestral locus Anc_6.311) — translated: MSEESLFESSPQKMEYEITNYSEKHTELPCHFIGLNTVDNLEESPLRDFVKSHGGHTVISKILIANNGIAAVKEIRSVRKWAYETFGDDRTVQFVAMATPEDLEANAEYIRMADQYIEVPGGTNNNNYANVDLIVDIAERADVDAVWAGWGHASENPLLPEKLARSKRKVIFIGPPGNAMRSLGDKISSTIVAQSAKVPCIPWSGTGVDTVHMDEKTGLVSVDDDIYQKGCCTSPEDGLQKAKRIGFPIMIKASEGGGGKGIRQVEREEDFTALYHQAANEIPGSPIFIMKLAGRARHLEVQLLADQYGTNISLFGRDCSVQRRHQKIIEEAPVTIARAETFHEMEKAAVRLGKLVGYVSAGTVEYLYSHDDGKFYFLELNPRLQVEHPTTEMVSGVNLPAAQLQIAMGVPMHRISDIRTLYGMNPHSASEIDFEFKTQDATKKQRRPIPKGHCTACRITSEDPNDGFKPSGGTLHELNFRSSSNVWGYFSVGNNGNIHSFSDSQFGHIFAFGENRQASRKHMVVALKELSIRGDFRTTVEYLIKLLETEDFEDNTITTGWLDDLITHKMTAEKPDPTLAVICGAATKAFLASEEARHKYIESLQKGQVLSKDLLQTMFPVDFIHEGKRYKFTVAKSGNDRYTLFINGSKCDIILRQLSDGGLLIAIGGKSHTIYWKEEVAATRLSVDSMTTLLEVENDPTQLRTPSPGKLVKFLVENGEHIIKGQPYAEIEVMKMQMPLVSQENGIVQLLKQPGSTIVAGDIMAILTLDDPSKVKHALPFEGMLPDFGSPVIEGTKPAYKFKSLVSTLENILKGYDNQVIMNASLQQLIEVLRNPKLPYSEWKLHVSALHSRLPAKLDEQMEELVARSLRRGAVFPARQLGKLIDMAVKNPEYNPDKLLGAVVEPLVDIAHKYTNGLEAHEHSIFVHFLEEYYEVEKLFNGPNVREENIILKLRDENSKDLDKVALTVLSHSKVSAKNNLILAILKHYQPLCKLSSKVAAIFSSPLQHIVELESKATAKVALQAREILIQGALPSVKERTEQIEHILKSSVVKVAYGSSNPKRSEPDLNILKDLIDSNYVVFDVLLQFLTHQDPVVTAAAAQVYIRRAYRAYTIGDIRVHEGVTVPIVEWKFQLPSAAFSTFPTVKSKMGMNRAVSVSDLSYVANSQSSPLREGILMAVDHLDDVDEILSQSLEVIPRHQASSNGPAPDRSGSSASLSNVANVCVASTEGFESEDEILVRLREILDLNKQELINAAIRRITFMFGFKDGSYPKYYTFNGPNYNENETIRHIEPALAFQLELGRLSNFNIKPIFTDNRNIHVYEAVSKTSPLDKRFFTRGIIRTGHIRDDISIQEYLTSEANRLMSDILDNLEVTDTSNSDLNHIFINFIAVFDISPEDVEAAFGGFLERFGKRLLRLRVSSAEIRIIIKDPQTGAPVPLRALINNVSGYVIKTEMYTEVKNAKGEWVFKSLGKPGSMHLRPIATPYAVKEWLQPKRYKAHLMGTTYVYDFPELFRQASFSQWKSFSSETKLTDDFFISNELIEDENGELTEVEREPGANAIGMVAFKITVKTPEYPRGRQFVVVANDITFKIGSFGPQEDEFFNKVTDYARKCGIPRIYLAANSGARIGMAEEIVPLFQVAWNDAANPDKGFQYLYLTSEGMETLKKFDKENSVLTERTVTNGEERFIIKTVIGSEDGLGVECLRGSGLIAGATSRAYHDIFTITLVTCRSVGIGAYLVRLGQRAIQVEGQPIILTGAPAINKMLGREVYTSNLQLGGTQIMYNNGVSHLTAVDDLAGVEKIVEWMSYIPAKRNMPVPILETKDTWDRPVDFTPTTDESYDVRWMIEGRETENGFEYGLFDKGSFFETLSGWAKGVVVGRARLGGIPLGVIGVETRTVENLIPADPANPNSAETLIQEPGQVWHPNSAFKTAQAINDFNNGEQLPMMILANWRGFSGGQRDMFNEVLKYGSFIVDALVDYKQPIMIYIPPTGELRGGSWVVVDPTINADQMEMYADVNARAGVLEPQGMVGIKFRREKLLDTMNRLDDKYRELRSQLANKGLTPELHQQISKQLADRERELLPIYGQISLQFADLHDRSSRMVAKGVISKELEWTEARRFFFWRLRRRLNEEYLIKRLSNQVSEASRLEKIARIRSWYPASVDHENDRQVATWIEENYKTLDDKLKGLKLESFAQDLAKKIRSDHDNAIDGLSEVIKMLSTDDKEKLLKNLK